The Octadecabacter arcticus 238 genome contains a region encoding:
- the modC gene encoding molybdenum ABC transporter ATP-binding protein — protein MLRVSIAKEFDGFALDVTLDAPAGVTAIFGPSGSGKTSVIRAIAGLLACDRAEVSLDGRDLSKLSPHKRGVGYVFQDARLFPHMSVLKNLRYGGVHDEDAVVAVLGLGALLDRFPAALSGGEKQRVALGRALMSAPKVLLLDEPLSALDAPRKAEVLPYLEALRDQTAIPILYVSHDMGEVARLASRIVVLNEGRVVLEGTVEDVLADPAAVPFLGVRDAGAVLTGRVVGHATDGLTKIETGAGALWVPGAVGRAGSTVRVRVPAQDVILSRSAPTDISALNVLPVTIAALERGAGPGVAVALTAGDARLLARVTKRSCDVMGLAVGDQIFAILKATAIAPADVG, from the coding sequence ATGCTGCGTGTATCCATCGCCAAGGAATTTGACGGTTTTGCATTGGATGTGACGTTGGACGCGCCAGCAGGCGTCACCGCAATTTTTGGCCCGTCAGGGTCGGGGAAAACCAGTGTGATCCGCGCCATTGCGGGCTTGCTGGCGTGTGATCGCGCCGAAGTGTCGTTGGATGGCCGCGACCTGTCCAAGCTGTCACCGCACAAACGCGGTGTCGGCTATGTCTTTCAAGACGCACGGCTTTTTCCGCATATGTCAGTCCTGAAAAACCTGCGATATGGCGGCGTCCACGATGAAGACGCGGTTGTTGCGGTGTTGGGTCTGGGCGCGCTGCTGGATCGGTTTCCCGCCGCGCTTTCGGGGGGTGAAAAACAACGCGTCGCCCTTGGTCGTGCGTTGATGTCAGCACCCAAGGTCCTACTGCTCGACGAACCATTGTCGGCCTTGGATGCGCCGCGTAAGGCCGAAGTGTTGCCATACCTCGAAGCATTGCGCGACCAAACGGCGATCCCGATCCTGTATGTTAGCCATGACATGGGCGAAGTCGCGCGATTGGCCAGCCGGATCGTCGTCTTGAACGAGGGCCGCGTGGTGCTGGAGGGCACCGTCGAGGACGTATTGGCCGACCCTGCGGCGGTGCCATTTTTGGGCGTTCGTGATGCCGGTGCCGTTTTGACGGGCCGTGTTGTTGGCCACGCAACCGACGGTTTGACCAAGATTGAAACTGGCGCTGGCGCGCTTTGGGTGCCGGGGGCGGTGGGGCGTGCAGGTAGCACTGTGCGCGTGCGAGTTCCGGCGCAGGATGTGATCCTGTCACGCTCTGCCCCGACAGATATCAGTGCGTTGAATGTCTTGCCCGTCACCATCGCAGCTTTGGAACGCGGCGCTGGTCCTGGGGTGGCGGTGGCGCTGACTGCGGGCGATGCCCGCCTGTTGGCGCGGGTGACAAAACGGTCGTGTGACGTCATGGGATTGGCCGTTGGCGACCAGATTTTTGCGATCCTGAAGGCCACAGCGATTGCGCCTGCGGATGTTGGTTAG
- a CDS encoding aldehyde dehydrogenase family protein: MPLTPFDIPVAHHLIGGKWTPAKATIPVTDPSTGDPLNSIARGTPADIDAAVTAAHTALNGAWGAMTALDRGRILSRIGQVVLTHVDALAELESRDVGKPLTQARADAVALARYFEFYGGAADKITGETIPYQAGYTVYTLREPHGVTGHIIPWNYPMQIIGRSVGAALAMGNACVLKPAEDACLTALAFAQIATDAGLPAGALNVVTGLGAEAGAALSSHTGIAHMSFTGSVRTGEMIQAAAAKNVIPVTLELGGKSPQLVFDDADLDRALPFLVKAGIQNAGQTCSASSRILVQRGVYDTVRDRMAAAYRALKVGPAMDDLNVGPLISARQKDIVLGFLAKGANLTIAARGQIVTDAAGHYVAPTLFADVPPDHPLAQDEIFGPVQVLIPFDDEADALRIANSTDFGLVASVWTADGGRQMRLAKALKSGQVFINNYGAGGGVELPFGGVGKSGHGREKGFEALYGFSTLKTVAAWHG; the protein is encoded by the coding sequence ATGCCACTGACGCCCTTTGACATCCCCGTCGCCCACCATCTGATCGGTGGTAAATGGACACCGGCCAAAGCGACAATCCCTGTGACGGACCCCTCCACGGGCGACCCGCTCAACTCCATCGCGCGCGGCACTCCAGCCGATATAGACGCCGCCGTGACCGCCGCACACACCGCGCTGAACGGTGCATGGGGTGCAATGACGGCGCTGGATCGTGGCCGCATCCTAAGCCGCATCGGGCAGGTCGTTTTGACACATGTTGATGCGCTTGCGGAGCTGGAATCCCGCGACGTCGGCAAACCCCTGACGCAGGCCCGCGCCGATGCCGTGGCACTGGCACGGTATTTTGAATTTTACGGCGGTGCGGCGGATAAAATCACAGGCGAAACAATACCTTATCAGGCTGGATATACCGTTTATACTCTGCGCGAACCGCATGGCGTCACGGGCCATATCATCCCTTGGAACTACCCAATGCAGATCATCGGGCGCTCGGTGGGGGCGGCACTTGCGATGGGCAATGCTTGCGTTTTGAAACCTGCCGAAGACGCCTGTCTCACGGCACTGGCGTTTGCGCAAATAGCGACGGACGCGGGTCTTCCGGCCGGGGCGTTAAACGTCGTCACGGGCCTCGGCGCTGAAGCTGGCGCAGCTCTGTCGTCACATACTGGCATAGCGCATATGTCGTTCACCGGATCAGTCCGCACGGGCGAAATGATCCAGGCAGCGGCTGCAAAAAACGTCATACCCGTAACGCTAGAACTTGGCGGGAAATCCCCGCAGCTTGTGTTTGACGACGCGGACCTCGACCGCGCACTGCCGTTCTTGGTGAAAGCGGGCATCCAGAATGCTGGCCAAACCTGTTCGGCTTCCAGCCGCATCTTGGTGCAGCGCGGCGTTTACGACACCGTGCGCGACCGCATGGCCGCTGCCTACCGTGCCTTGAAAGTTGGCCCCGCGATGGACGACCTCAACGTCGGACCCTTGATTTCAGCCCGCCAGAAAGACATCGTGTTGGGCTTCCTCGCCAAGGGTGCCAACCTCACCATCGCGGCACGCGGGCAGATCGTGACCGACGCCGCCGGACATTATGTGGCCCCAACATTGTTTGCGGACGTGCCACCGGATCACCCCCTCGCCCAAGATGAAATTTTCGGACCGGTACAAGTTTTGATCCCCTTTGACGACGAAGCCGACGCCCTGCGCATCGCCAATTCGACAGATTTCGGTCTGGTCGCATCCGTTTGGACAGCGGACGGCGGGCGCCAGATGCGACTGGCCAAAGCGTTGAAGTCAGGCCAAGTCTTTATCAACAACTACGGCGCAGGCGGCGGCGTGGAATTGCCGTTCGGCGGCGTCGGAAAGTCAGGCCACGGCCGCGAAAAGGGCTTTGAGGCGCTGTACGGTTTTTCAACGCTCAAAACCGTAGCGGCATGGCATGGTTAG
- a CDS encoding P1 family peptidase gives MTYKTGPRNLITDITGLRVGNAQDATLKSGSTVLLGDAPFTASVHVMGGGPGTRETDLLAPDKTVQQVDALVLSGGSAFGLDACGGVADGLRDMGRGFAVGNVTVPIVPGAIVFDLINGGNKAWDVNPYPALGRAALVNATQDFALGSVGAGTGAMAARQKGGLGSASVVLPDGTTVAALVVVNALGSVTTHGDRHFWAAPFEMGNEFGGLGPDPAGGYTAPDPSRKERAMGLHASVGANTTIAIVATDAPLTKTQCHRLAVNAHDGMARAIVPSHTPLDGDLVFGVSTGTGAPIDHAAYAPIGAAAATCLSRAIARAIYEATPAPGDLIATYR, from the coding sequence ATGACTTACAAGACAGGGCCGCGAAATTTGATCACCGACATCACAGGCCTGCGGGTCGGCAATGCGCAAGACGCCACGCTAAAATCCGGCAGTACCGTTCTGCTGGGGGATGCGCCCTTCACCGCATCGGTCCACGTCATGGGCGGCGGGCCTGGCACGCGCGAAACTGACCTTCTGGCGCCTGACAAAACCGTGCAACAGGTTGACGCCTTGGTGTTGTCGGGCGGATCGGCATTTGGTCTGGATGCCTGTGGCGGCGTCGCGGATGGCTTGCGCGATATGGGTCGTGGGTTCGCTGTGGGAAACGTCACTGTGCCGATTGTCCCTGGGGCCATTGTGTTTGATCTGATCAACGGCGGCAACAAAGCGTGGGACGTAAACCCCTACCCCGCATTGGGTCGCGCGGCCTTGGTCAACGCGACGCAGGACTTTGCGCTTGGCAGCGTCGGCGCTGGCACGGGTGCGATGGCCGCACGACAGAAGGGCGGGCTTGGATCGGCGTCCGTCGTGTTGCCGGACGGCACGACCGTCGCCGCCCTTGTCGTGGTTAACGCATTGGGCAGCGTCACGACCCACGGGGATCGCCATTTCTGGGCCGCTCCATTTGAAATGGGCAATGAATTCGGCGGGCTCGGTCCCGATCCGGCAGGCGGGTACACTGCGCCGGACCCAAGCCGTAAGGAACGTGCGATGGGGCTGCATGCGTCCGTCGGTGCCAATACCACGATCGCCATTGTCGCGACCGACGCGCCGTTGACCAAAACGCAATGCCACCGTCTTGCGGTGAATGCCCACGACGGCATGGCCCGCGCAATTGTGCCATCCCACACACCGCTGGACGGTGATTTGGTGTTTGGTGTGTCGACAGGGACCGGCGCACCCATAGATCACGCGGCCTACGCCCCGATTGGCGCAGCAGCTGCAACATGCCTGAGCCGCGCAATCGCGCGCGCGATCTATGAAGCGACGCCAGCACCGGGCGATCTTATCGCGACCTACCGCTAA
- the modB gene encoding molybdate ABC transporter permease subunit: protein MTDWLGPAEWTALWLSLKVAFWATLFSLPFGFAAAYALARGSFFGRQALNVLVHLPLVMPPVVTGYLLLLGFGRTGPLGEVFEQLFGIIFAFRWTGAALAAAVMGFPLMVRAIRLSLEAIDQGLEEAAGTLGASRLRVLRTVTLPLAWPGILAGTVLGFAKGMGEFGATVTFVSNIPGQTQTLALSIDTLLEVPGGEPLALRLAIVSIAIAAVALIVSELLAQRVTRRRAV from the coding sequence ATGACCGACTGGCTCGGCCCCGCCGAATGGACTGCCCTTTGGCTGTCCCTGAAAGTTGCGTTTTGGGCGACGTTGTTCAGCCTGCCGTTCGGATTTGCCGCCGCATACGCTTTGGCGCGGGGATCGTTCTTTGGTCGCCAAGCGTTGAACGTTTTGGTGCATTTGCCGCTGGTCATGCCACCGGTGGTGACGGGTTATCTGCTGTTGCTCGGCTTTGGGCGCACGGGGCCACTGGGCGAAGTGTTTGAACAGCTGTTCGGGATCATTTTCGCGTTCCGCTGGACGGGGGCCGCGCTGGCCGCTGCCGTCATGGGATTCCCGCTTATGGTGCGCGCGATCCGCCTGTCGCTTGAAGCGATTGACCAAGGATTGGAAGAAGCGGCAGGCACTTTGGGCGCATCTCGACTGCGTGTCCTGCGCACGGTCACCCTGCCGCTGGCATGGCCTGGAATTCTGGCTGGTACCGTATTGGGCTTCGCCAAAGGCATGGGCGAATTCGGCGCGACAGTGACGTTCGTATCCAACATTCCGGGACAGACGCAAACGCTGGCGCTGTCCATCGACACGCTGCTCGAAGTGCCGGGTGGGGAACCGCTGGCCCTAAGGTTGGCCATTGTGTCCATCGCCATCGCCGCTGTCGCATTGATCGTGTCTGAACTGCTCGCGCAGCGGGTCACCAGACGGAGGGCTGTGTGA
- the modA gene encoding molybdate ABC transporter substrate-binding protein, translating to MACPQVVHSEIQPDTITVFAASSLRDAVGEVAQHYTAETGTDVVLVFAATSAIARQVGGAAPADVALLADQDWADWLVAQGTVAQVTAFAGNQLVLIGRDDAPIADPQDIEAALGDGVLAMAQVDAVPAGRYGKAALVSLGLWNSVAARVVQAANVRAALRFVELGEAPLGIGYASDLVALPNLTQVYAFAPDTHPDIIYSAAQVTPKSADFMVYLQSVAAQDSLVRWGFSRLDVAP from the coding sequence ATGGCATGTCCGCAAGTGGTCCATTCTGAAATTCAGCCTGACACGATTACCGTATTCGCCGCGTCGAGCCTGCGTGATGCGGTGGGTGAAGTGGCGCAGCATTATACGGCAGAAACTGGAACGGACGTGGTTCTGGTATTCGCTGCCACCTCAGCTATCGCGCGTCAGGTCGGGGGCGCAGCACCTGCGGACGTGGCGTTGCTGGCCGATCAAGACTGGGCCGATTGGCTGGTGGCGCAAGGCACTGTTGCGCAGGTAACCGCCTTTGCGGGCAATCAATTGGTGCTGATCGGGCGCGATGATGCACCGATTGCCGACCCGCAAGACATTGAAGCGGCATTGGGCGACGGCGTGCTCGCAATGGCGCAGGTCGATGCGGTTCCGGCGGGGCGCTACGGCAAGGCGGCACTGGTGTCATTGGGCCTATGGAACAGCGTTGCCGCGCGTGTTGTCCAAGCCGCCAACGTGCGCGCAGCACTACGGTTTGTTGAACTTGGAGAGGCCCCTTTGGGCATCGGCTATGCTAGCGATCTGGTGGCGCTGCCCAACCTGACGCAAGTTTATGCGTTTGCACCTGACACGCACCCCGACATCATCTATTCCGCTGCCCAAGTGACACCGAAAAGCGCAGATTTTATGGTATATCTTCAATCCGTTGCGGCGCAAGACAGCCTTGTGCGGTGGGGGTTTTCCCGCTTGGACGTTGCGCCATGA
- a CDS encoding S-methyl-5'-thioadenosine phosphorylase: MQTKVAIIGGSGLYDIEGLQNPKWVDVDSPWGAPSDAILTGELGGVDVAFLPRHGRGHMHSPSTVPYRANIDALKRLGCTDVISVSACGSFREDMAPGDFVIVSDFIDRTFAREKSFFGTGCVAHVSVAHPVCARLGDAVELAARAAGVTIHRGGTYLAMEGPQFSSLAESKLYREVWGCDVIGMTNMPEAKLAREAELCYASVAMITDYDSWHPDHGSVDISDINSTLGANSKAAKSMVVDIAARLGQTHEACPRGCDRALDFAIMTAPEARDPALLAKLDAVAGRVL; encoded by the coding sequence ATGCAAACAAAAGTCGCCATCATCGGCGGGTCTGGGCTGTATGACATTGAAGGTCTGCAAAATCCAAAGTGGGTCGACGTCGATAGTCCGTGGGGTGCACCGTCTGATGCAATCCTGACCGGTGAACTGGGCGGCGTTGATGTTGCGTTTTTGCCAAGGCACGGGCGCGGGCATATGCATTCGCCCAGCACAGTTCCCTACCGCGCCAATATTGATGCGCTGAAAAGGCTCGGCTGCACGGACGTGATTTCAGTGTCAGCCTGTGGGTCGTTTCGCGAAGACATGGCGCCTGGGGATTTTGTCATCGTCAGTGATTTTATTGACCGTACGTTTGCACGGGAGAAGTCGTTTTTCGGCACCGGTTGCGTCGCCCATGTCAGTGTCGCGCATCCTGTTTGTGCCCGTTTGGGCGATGCGGTTGAGTTGGCGGCGCGTGCGGCGGGCGTTACCATCCACCGAGGTGGCACATATTTGGCGATGGAAGGCCCGCAGTTTTCTTCGTTAGCGGAAAGCAAACTCTACCGCGAGGTTTGGGGCTGCGATGTCATCGGCATGACCAACATGCCAGAGGCGAAACTGGCGCGGGAGGCGGAACTTTGCTACGCCAGCGTTGCGATGATCACTGATTATGACAGTTGGCACCCCGACCACGGTAGCGTCGACATTTCCGACATCAATTCGACCTTGGGCGCAAATTCAAAAGCGGCGAAATCCATGGTTGTGGATATTGCTGCACGGCTGGGCCAAACGCACGAAGCCTGTCCTCGCGGATGTGATCGCGCGCTGGATTTTGCGATCATGACAGCACCCGAGGCCCGTGATCCAGCTCTTTTAGCCAAACTTGATGCGGTCGCGGGGCGGGTGCTTTGA
- a CDS encoding NUDIX hydrolase produces the protein MNSLLQQEIILGDAAKTDLRTQFAALCYRIKNEKVQFCLVTSRRSGRWIVPKGWPMNGQTPMDAAATEAFEEAGVRGKIEPRPIGVFSYYKVHSKNELPCIAVVYPLKVKNVLRTWPEHKERNRKWLSRKKAAALVDDAELSQIIMRFQPDTA, from the coding sequence ATGAACAGTTTGCTGCAACAAGAAATTATATTGGGTGACGCGGCCAAAACGGACCTGCGCACGCAATTTGCGGCGTTGTGCTATCGCATCAAGAACGAAAAAGTGCAATTTTGCCTGGTGACGTCGCGACGTTCCGGTCGGTGGATCGTACCGAAGGGCTGGCCAATGAACGGGCAAACTCCGATGGACGCCGCTGCAACAGAAGCCTTTGAAGAGGCAGGCGTGCGTGGCAAAATCGAACCCCGCCCGATCGGTGTATTCAGCTACTACAAAGTCCACTCCAAGAATGAATTACCCTGCATTGCTGTGGTTTATCCACTCAAGGTTAAAAACGTACTTCGGACTTGGCCAGAACACAAAGAACGCAATCGCAAGTGGCTGTCGCGCAAAAAAGCCGCCGCACTTGTGGATGACGCGGAACTCAGCCAGATCATCATGCGGTTTCAGCCTGACACCGCCTAG
- a CDS encoding DUF2927 domain-containing protein has product MIRFLLALLLATPLAAQEYVVTDGPLTDGEFYSLVSCAALPGQGCNEPIIRWDPPVITVTFAPIPQNYPVDLAMEMTRALDTTITQINAAAPGLSLRRVSNSQPAHILLYLQAIRAGDAIRGTGYPEMDGIPIGAAQIQVFWDGDQSLTDAAIVFAADIPIDQAGPIMLEELTQAMGLMTDIRNSYYETRSVFSEDSNTVTKLGVQDRAALRFHYPAR; this is encoded by the coding sequence TTGATCCGATTTCTGTTGGCTTTATTGCTGGCAACGCCGCTTGCGGCGCAGGAATATGTTGTCACCGACGGGCCGCTTACAGATGGGGAGTTTTATAGTTTGGTGTCATGTGCCGCCCTGCCTGGGCAGGGGTGCAACGAACCGATCATCCGGTGGGACCCGCCAGTGATCACAGTGACGTTCGCGCCCATTCCTCAGAATTATCCCGTTGATTTAGCAATGGAAATGACGCGTGCGCTGGATACAACAATTACCCAGATCAACGCCGCCGCCCCAGGATTGAGCCTGCGCCGCGTTTCGAACTCTCAACCCGCACACATTTTGCTGTACTTACAGGCGATCCGTGCTGGTGATGCCATTCGCGGTACGGGCTATCCAGAGATGGACGGTATTCCAATCGGGGCCGCACAAATACAGGTGTTCTGGGACGGCGACCAATCCCTGACCGACGCAGCGATTGTGTTTGCTGCCGATATTCCGATTGATCAGGCGGGGCCGATCATGCTTGAAGAACTGACGCAGGCGATGGGCCTGATGACCGACATTCGCAATTCGTATTACGAAACCCGATCCGTGTTTTCCGAAGACAGCAACACCGTCACCAAGCTGGGAGTGCAAGATCGCGCAGCGTTGCGATTTCACTACCCTGCGCGCTAA
- a CDS encoding SulP family inorganic anion transporter produces the protein MRQSIFANFVDRLEEADLKPSGKNLTPARLRIEILSGLTVALALVPEAVAFAFVAGVDPLVGLYAAFIVGLITALIGGRPGMISGATGALAVVMVALVANNGVEYLFATVVLMGLIQLFVGFMHWGKFMRLVPHPVMLGFVNGLAIVIFLAQMSQFQVPGTAGEGGGHGMASGDWLTGTPLYLMLALTALTMAIIWIWPKITSLVPAPLAGIGIIAIIVLVLQLDTPVVGDLASIRGGFPPFHIPSVPFTLETFYIILPYSMILAAIGLIESLLTLNLVGEITNKRGGASQECIAQGVANTVTGFFGGMGGCAMIGQSMINVKSGGRTRIAGTAAALFLLAFILFASGLIERIPLAALVGVMFMVVIGTFAWNSFKIMTKVPRMDAFVIVLVTVVTVMTDLATAVVVGVVVSALAYAWSNAKRIYASTEITEDGAKVYKINGPLFFGSADGFVELFQFDDDPKSIIIDFEGSRVADQSALQAIENVAARYEEVGKAIQLRHLTHDCHQLLSKAGHLIVDSDDDPDYEIAVDYSVRTGIIGGH, from the coding sequence TTGCGTCAATCTATTTTTGCGAACTTTGTAGACCGTCTCGAAGAGGCCGATCTAAAGCCATCGGGTAAAAACCTGACGCCCGCCCGTCTGCGGATAGAAATCCTGTCGGGTCTGACAGTGGCGCTCGCGCTCGTACCCGAAGCAGTGGCGTTTGCATTTGTCGCGGGCGTTGATCCGCTGGTCGGCCTATACGCCGCGTTCATTGTCGGCCTGATCACCGCGCTGATCGGCGGACGCCCTGGTATGATTTCCGGTGCGACGGGGGCTCTGGCGGTTGTGATGGTGGCCTTGGTTGCCAATAACGGCGTTGAATACCTGTTTGCGACCGTTGTTTTAATGGGACTTATCCAGCTTTTTGTCGGCTTTATGCACTGGGGTAAATTCATGCGCCTTGTGCCGCATCCGGTGATGCTGGGGTTTGTTAACGGCTTGGCGATTGTTATCTTCCTTGCGCAGATGAGCCAGTTTCAAGTCCCTGGCACCGCTGGCGAAGGTGGCGGACATGGCATGGCATCGGGTGATTGGCTGACGGGCACACCGTTGTATTTGATGCTCGCACTCACCGCGCTGACCATGGCAATCATCTGGATTTGGCCAAAGATTACATCGCTGGTTCCCGCGCCACTTGCAGGTATCGGCATTATCGCGATCATCGTACTCGTGTTGCAACTGGACACGCCCGTCGTTGGCGATCTGGCAAGCATTAGAGGCGGCTTTCCTCCCTTCCACATCCCATCGGTCCCTTTCACGCTTGAGACTTTTTATATCATTTTGCCCTATTCAATGATCCTCGCGGCGATTGGCCTGATCGAAAGCCTGCTTACCCTGAACTTGGTTGGCGAAATCACCAATAAACGCGGTGGTGCCAGCCAAGAATGTATCGCGCAAGGCGTGGCGAACACTGTCACAGGCTTCTTTGGTGGCATGGGTGGTTGTGCGATGATCGGTCAGTCGATGATCAACGTGAAATCCGGCGGCCGCACGCGCATTGCGGGCACAGCAGCTGCCCTGTTCTTGTTGGCGTTCATCCTGTTTGCGTCCGGCTTGATCGAACGCATCCCACTGGCAGCACTGGTCGGTGTTATGTTCATGGTCGTGATCGGCACGTTCGCGTGGAACTCGTTCAAGATCATGACAAAGGTGCCGCGCATGGACGCGTTTGTGATCGTGCTGGTGACGGTCGTAACCGTGATGACAGACCTTGCGACTGCCGTTGTTGTGGGCGTCGTTGTGTCAGCACTGGCCTACGCATGGTCAAATGCCAAACGCATCTATGCCAGCACGGAAATCACCGAAGACGGTGCTAAAGTCTACAAAATCAACGGACCACTGTTCTTTGGGTCCGCCGATGGATTTGTTGAGTTGTTCCAGTTCGATGACGATCCAAAGTCCATTATCATCGATTTTGAAGGGTCCCGTGTGGCGGACCAATCCGCCCTGCAAGCCATTGAAAACGTCGCCGCAAGATATGAGGAAGTCGGCAAAGCGATCCAATTGCGCCACCTGACCCACGATTGCCATCAATTATTGTCCAAGGCGGGCCACCTGATTGTGGACAGTGACGATGACCCCGACTACGAAATCGCGGTGGATTATTCGGTTAGAACAGGCATTATCGGCGGGCATTAA
- a CDS encoding DUF1178 family protein, producing MIRYTLSCDKDHQFESWFQSSNAFDALALGGHLSCAVCGSVAVTRAMMSPSVPAKSRASDLKTPTSGAEKALTKLRKYVEDNSDYVGPSFADEARKMHDGDAPERAIWGEANFADAKNLIEDGIPVAPLPFMPKRKTN from the coding sequence TTGATCCGCTACACACTCAGCTGTGACAAAGACCACCAGTTTGAAAGCTGGTTTCAGTCTTCAAACGCCTTTGATGCATTGGCGCTGGGGGGGCATTTGTCCTGTGCGGTCTGTGGATCAGTGGCTGTGACGCGGGCGATGATGTCGCCGTCTGTTCCTGCCAAAAGCCGCGCGAGCGATTTAAAAACGCCCACGTCAGGTGCAGAGAAAGCACTGACAAAGCTGCGTAAATACGTTGAAGACAACAGTGATTATGTTGGTCCTAGCTTTGCTGATGAAGCCCGCAAAATGCATGATGGCGACGCCCCAGAACGCGCAATCTGGGGCGAAGCGAATTTCGCAGACGCCAAAAATTTGATAGAAGACGGTATACCCGTCGCCCCCTTGCCGTTCATGCCCAAACGCAAGACGAATTAG
- a CDS encoding flavin reductase family protein: MFYEPKDGHGLPHNPFNAVVTPRPIGWISSRGADGSDNLAPYSFFNAVAYVPPQVMFASTSAKDDRGDTKDSVANIRETGVFAINIVEYAMRDAMNRSSGAWSRDVDEFVDAGIGKAACRTIDCAHVAGAPAVLECRVTQIVKIEGAVNFVVFGEVTGVHLRGDCMVDGIFDVTKFQPLARGGYKDYSVVREVFSLDRPV; this comes from the coding sequence ATGTTTTACGAACCCAAAGACGGCCATGGATTGCCGCATAATCCGTTTAACGCCGTGGTGACACCGCGCCCAATCGGATGGATTTCGAGCCGCGGGGCGGATGGGTCTGACAACCTCGCGCCGTATTCGTTTTTCAACGCGGTTGCTTACGTGCCGCCGCAGGTGATGTTTGCGTCTACCTCCGCGAAGGACGACCGCGGTGATACCAAAGACAGCGTCGCCAATATTCGTGAAACGGGGGTATTTGCTATTAATATAGTTGAATATGCCATGCGCGACGCGATGAACAGATCGTCGGGTGCGTGGTCACGCGACGTCGACGAATTTGTCGATGCGGGGATCGGAAAGGCCGCTTGCCGCACGATTGACTGCGCCCACGTTGCCGGCGCGCCAGCAGTTTTGGAATGTCGCGTAACCCAAATCGTCAAGATCGAAGGGGCGGTGAATTTTGTTGTCTTTGGCGAAGTCACCGGCGTGCATCTTCGGGGCGATTGTATGGTCGATGGCATTTTTGACGTTACAAAATTTCAACCACTCGCGCGCGGTGGATATAAGGACTATTCGGTTGTGCGTGAGGTGTTCAGCCTCGATAGACCGGTCTAG
- a CDS encoding adenine phosphoribosyltransferase → MKTPAKTVRDYIRTIPDFPHEGIMFRDVTTLFANPRGFRMAVDQLLHPYAGEDIDVVVGLEARGFILGGAIAHQLGKGFVPIRKKGKLPGATIEQSYTLEYGEAVMEIHNDAIEAGAKVLVVDDLLATGGTAAAGIKLLEKLGGNVVGCAFVIDLPELGGRAKLENLGMDVHALCAFDGA, encoded by the coding sequence ATGAAAACCCCTGCCAAAACCGTTCGCGACTACATCCGCACCATTCCTGATTTCCCCCACGAAGGGATTATGTTTCGCGATGTGACGACTTTGTTTGCCAATCCACGCGGGTTTCGCATGGCGGTGGATCAGCTGTTGCATCCCTATGCGGGCGAAGACATCGACGTGGTGGTCGGACTTGAAGCGCGCGGATTTATCCTTGGTGGGGCGATTGCGCACCAGTTGGGCAAAGGGTTCGTGCCAATCCGCAAAAAGGGCAAACTGCCCGGTGCCACGATTGAACAGTCCTACACGCTAGAATACGGCGAGGCGGTCATGGAAATTCACAACGACGCGATTGAGGCCGGAGCCAAGGTTCTGGTTGTTGATGACCTGCTGGCCACAGGTGGGACGGCGGCAGCGGGGATCAAACTGCTGGAAAAACTTGGCGGCAACGTCGTGGGCTGCGCCTTTGTTATTGACCTGCCAGAACTGGGCGGTCGTGCAAAACTTGAAAACCTCGGCATGGACGTGCACGCATTATGTGCATTTGACGGGGCCTAA
- a CDS encoding GNAT family N-acetyltransferase produces the protein MELRDETTDDWWGVETLYDLTFAPGRKALSSYRLRDDVPPIAAFCRVVRSGDGVIGGAIRCWPIRIEDHSALLLGPVAVHPTRQGEGLGGLMIRDVLERAAPAGWPRVLLVGDAPYYARFGFRPLNGVVMPPPTNPNRILGHGPWAGIRGRVRKRLD, from the coding sequence ATGGAATTGCGCGACGAAACAACAGACGATTGGTGGGGCGTGGAAACGCTGTACGACCTGACCTTTGCGCCAGGCCGCAAAGCGTTGTCGTCATATCGTTTGCGCGACGATGTCCCGCCTATCGCTGCGTTTTGTCGTGTGGTGCGCTCGGGCGATGGTGTCATCGGCGGCGCGATCCGGTGTTGGCCGATCCGGATTGAAGACCACTCAGCACTGCTGCTCGGCCCCGTCGCTGTCCACCCGACGCGCCAAGGCGAAGGTTTGGGCGGGCTGATGATCCGCGATGTGTTGGAACGCGCGGCACCTGCGGGCTGGCCGCGTGTGCTACTTGTGGGCGATGCGCCCTATTACGCGCGATTCGGGTTCAGGCCTCTCAACGGGGTCGTCATGCCGCCGCCCACCAATCCTAATCGCATTCTTGGGCATGGCCCATGGGCAGGCATTCGCGGCCGTGTGCGCAAGCGTTTAGATTGA